In Zingiber officinale cultivar Zhangliang chromosome 1A, Zo_v1.1, whole genome shotgun sequence, the DNA window TGTAGctggtcgaatgccttcttgaatataatattcaccgaaTTTCCTGTATCAACAAAGattcggtgaatagtataattagtgaTTACCGTTCGGATGTTCAGGGCatcatcgtgagggatctccactccctcttgTTGAtgtaatatcccctgggtcaaggttaacctgattgactaagcttgagttggctcaagtttgagtcttgagtttcgatgtttgacaatatatggagattgcatgaGCAATCGTCCAAttgaggagattgttgatacaattttcCTCTGGTCTAGGACtgatcaattagatgtgaagaagagtcaagtaggccaatgatttgactggatacttgactaggaaagtcttaactagaggttaggcaggtgaaagaccagtgagtgaagataggcagtcgagaaaccctagtgagtgaagccaggtgaaagatctagtgagtgaagctaggtaggtgaaagtcccggtgagtgaagtcggatagtggaaaaaattctagtgagtgaagctaggtgaaagtccagtgagtgaagccaggaagtggaaaagtcctggtgagtaaaaccaggcagatggaagtcctggtgagtgaagccaagcaaatgaaaaatcctagtgagtgaagctagacagatataaagacctggtgagtgaagtcaaacacgtgaaaatctaggtgggtcaaggttgaccagacacctggtgttgggaagtccaagtaggttaaaggagtgactgaatacttggcacaaagaaatccagatgggtcaagggtgattggacatctggtggaagaaagtccaaatgagtcatggaggaccggacacttggcataagacagtaagtccaagtgggtaaaggttgaccggacacttggcacgaggagcaaaatccaagtgggtcaaaagattgacctgatacttggtgaagaagtcccagcaggtcaagattgaccgaatgCTTGGcatgaagaagtcccaacaagtcacggttgactggatgttgggtttgggaaccttggacttaAGTTAagcaaggcaaaggaaagtcaatcaatcagccgatcgattgaactgtgattcaatcgattagctgatcgattgaaggtggGTTGCGATTGAaggctggcccaatcgatcgattgggaagcaaaaTCGCGAGCACATAAtgctacccaatcgatcagccgatcgattgggcaccgccaatcgatcggtcaatcgattgggcaccgccaatcgatcggtcaatcgattggggctggttttctcgcgcgatcgcaagaaagcctgaatcgatcggtcgattgattcaagcctccccaatcgattggtcaattgattgggatgTGATCGTTGCGAAGGAAGAATCGATTTTAAAGTCATCTTCCTCGCAGCGACTCGGCATCTCTCCATGCTCTCTTCTCTCACGATTCTCACAGGTTCTCACCGGTTCTTggagcttcttggagcaaagtgttgctgcacttccaaggtcaagaggcgttccacacaagaagaagaagctagctagggtttcatttatgtaaaatcttgtaagattttctttctatttgcttcttcttttcttcttgttgtattgagagattgtataaggcttctccaccttcggtagttaccgagaaggagtgtttttcttaGTGGACAGTGCGTCGTGTGTGAATCCTtaaattagtcacctcttcttgaagtggataccaagtataTCTACGTGTTACCGTTGTGAGTTTTGTTTCGAGttctttccactgcatatcaacaacaccgaagaaagaaaacaaagcgcgacgagctattcacgcccccccccttctagctacaaATCGGCTCTAACACCTCTAAGTTCCGGGGGACGAAGCTGATCTCAGgtctttcggccttctccttatTGCACCCAACAGCGTGGATCTCCAGTCACCGAATGCGTGATTTCCTCGCTCGGTTGGAATCATCGTCGGTCGGCCCATCGACGATCATTCTAATTTTTCCTCGAGCGGCGTTGCTTCTGTTCTCCTCCTCTCGAGCTGAGTCTCTGTTCTGCTTGGCAAAAGGTCCGACGAGACTTGTGGTGTTCCTCCGCTGGGGATGATGATGAAGGCGCTCAGACACCCCTCTCTCTTCCTCCCTTCGACTGGTTGACCGGCTCTGTGATGTCGATCGGGTGATGGTGATCGATGATGATATCCTCGAGGAGCCGATTTGCTTACAATCAGAGTCAGATCATAGCAGTCGCACGTGTTGTGCGTCGCCGACTGATGGAAAGAGCAAAATAGTGGCATCCATGCCTTGCCTTTTGCAGCCTTTGGATGACTGGCTGCCACGTGTTGCACGACATGTGTCCTGGGCTCGTGGTGTGGTTGTGCTCCCCCTGATCTAGGTCCCTTGGGTGGTTGATGGCTACTCGATGGTCGCCGCTTAGGCGCTGCGTGGGCTCGGCAGGCGCGTCATTTCTTCTGGTCGCTTGGGATTCTTCCATGTTTATATATTTCGTGGCCCTCTTGAGTAGATGGTCGAAGTCCCTTAGCCTCTTTCAGATGAGTGATCAGAAGAATTCCCCTTCGATGAGACCCTAAGAAAAGACATTCACCAATACCTCTGAGGAGACCAATAAAATATTCATGGCCACCTGGTTAAAGCATTGTATGTAGTCCCTCAATACTTTTCTGGGTCCTTGCTTCAATGAGAATAAATTAACGCTTATCTTCTAGTGACGGCGACTACTGGCTAAGTGATGTAGGAACGCCGCTCGAAAGCCTTTGAAACTTTGATTGATCCGCTCGACAATCGCTTGAACCATCGTTGCGCGGGtccggagagggtggtgaggaagacccgacagTTCACCCCGTCGGTGTACTAATGAAGTGCGCCCGCGTTGTCAAACATGGTCAAGTAATCGTCTAGATCGGTAGTTCCGTTATATTCTTCGATCGCTAATGGGTTGTAGTACCTGGGCAAAGGGTCATCTAAAATCCCCTGCACGAATTGTTGATTTATCTGCTCGGGCGAATCATCATCCCTTGGTGTCTTCCCTTTTCACGCGTGTCGGACGGGTGTGTCATTCGAGGAAGACCCCCGGTCCTTGTCCGCTTGACCCCGTTCCTATGATGGAGTCCGGAACAGCGCTTGATGAAAGGGGATCAGCGCATTGGGTGCCTCCCCATATGTGCCGGTCGGCTTCTTGTTTTGTCCCCGAACGGATGTCTGCTCTGCTCAGTTTCCGTATCATGCTTGATGCTCTGCCGCTGATGCCTCGGGCTCATGCGTTTGGCTCTCGACCACCGCTTGTTGTTATTGTTGCTCAACTATCCTTGTTGTTCAGGCTTGTATAAGCATATCGAGCTCCTCCTTTGTCAGCGTCACCATGGTGAGTCGTCCAGTGTCTTCCATCTTCTCATTTCGGATGCAGGCTATGTTCCCACATATGGCGCCAAAATGATCTTGTCTGAAAACGGGAAGGTGGTTAGCTGGGGATGAGGCTACTGCGCTGACTGGCTGTAGACCACGCTTCGCTTAGCAAAATAAGCAACATCGGTgtcgagctagggaaggggtccccgacgttaaccctccgacgctcaagttagtcactgAAACTGTAGAAGAAAGTGAAGCAACAGTAACACTAGCGCAAACAGTGAATAACACGTACCTCCGCTGGTACTTGGACCCCCCTTTAGATAGAGTCTTGGTGGACGACGTACACGCTCCTCGAGCCGTGgacacattctccaatatatcttatgaaaggatctgtcaggaaaATGCCTCTGACACCATATCCTaatagggcatgcatatccctgacaagacagtagaagcttccgtcgtacgatccgcctgttgaccatgcctcgtgtcaACGACACTATCTCCTAAAAGTATATCGAGAGATATAAAAATGGTCCCACTGCTCGACCGACCGAGGTAGCCGCTCGGTCGAGACACCTTCGCTCTGTCGGCCTCAGCTGCTCTTCCTTGCGGTGACTAGCGTAGTTGCTTGTCCCTCCCGATCGGATAAGCTCTACGATCTCCTCATCATCTTGTCGTTCCGCACTGAGCATCTGACTGTCTTACCGTATTATCCCGAGTTGGACGGGTGGTCAGCTCAGACAAGTCTCTTTCTGATCGGACATTGATTTCCCGGACCGGCCTTATTAAGGTCCTCCGCTCGCCCATTGTAGGCGAGCCTTTTGACACCCTTTCATTAACCACCTTGACTTGTACCTCCACATTGACAATTGACTCGTGTTAGGCGGATCCCTCTTTATCACCgcaatataaataaaattttaattttattaataaaaatataataattagatTAATATATATTAACTATTAGCTTCAACGGATATTAGAAGAGATCGGTCGATGGATAGTGGTTTCGAGTCCGCATGAGAGTCTTGGTGAGGACGCTCCTTTTCGTTTTCAATTCAGTCGCTTGAATCCTTTTCGATTCGCACCGCAGAGTTCCTATAAAAACAAAAGGGGCAAGAATccaaattttttatattaaaaaggaAGCGGATTTAAATGGAACACGCGTAACCAAAACAAATTAAAAGTCTTAAAATAAATCTCACAAAAATGAAAGAAATcgctgaaaaaaaaaagaaaaagaaaagtaaacttTCTTGCCGAAACCGTTCCCGTCGTGCTATTTATATGCGTATTTCCTCCGatcatttgttttcttttctattctttttTCGTAAAAAGCGTTCAAGATTCTAGAACCGAGAATCCGAAAGAATATTCCATCATTTCCCTCTTTAATATGGGCGAGCGGCAGGAGGTCGAGACGGCGGAGCGGCTGACGGAGATGTTGGCGATGAAGGCCGAGCCGATCTGCGACATGTTGGTCCTTGAGCCCTGCCCCAAGGGGGAGCTGGCAGTCGACCCCTTCGTGCCGCCGCTCAACTTCGCCATGGTCGACCACGGCATCTACCGCTCTGGCTTCCCAAGCCCAGACAACTTCCGGTTCTTGAAGACGCTCAAGCTTCGCTCCATCTTGTGCGTGATCCTTTTTCAAGTTCCCTGTTGTTATTGATTTTCCTCCATTTTGTTAGAGTGCAGTGAGGGTAGAGCTGAGGGTTTCGGTTGATGGATAACGGATTGCAGTTGTTTGTAGGTGCCTTTGTCAGGACCCCTACCCGGACATAAACATAGAGTTCCTTCAAGAGAACAGGATTACTCTCGTTAAGATTGGGATCGATGGGTCTAAGGTACAAGTTTCCCCCTTCTAGGATTTGCCTGATTTACATTGTTTCTTGTGAAAAAAATGCTATTTTTTCTCTATATTCTCTATCATCCTGGGAAATATATCGCACTATTTCTGCGTTTTCTTTTGTCTATTTGGTGTTGATGGTTGCATCCTCAAGTTAACACCATGCCCT includes these proteins:
- the LOC122011202 gene encoding probable tyrosine-protein phosphatase DSP2, with protein sequence MGERQEVETAERLTEMLAMKAEPICDMLVLEPCPKGELAVDPFVPPLNFAMVDHGIYRSGFPSPDNFRFLKTLKLRSILCLCQDPYPDINIEFLQENRITLVKIGIDGSKEATIPENRIREALKVVLDVLNHPLLIHCKRGKHRTGCVVGCLRKLQRWCIASAIDEYNCYAAAKARVSDQKFIAEFDETSMDQFQLHAKKTSFSTPDEALHHPEINREQ